Proteins from a genomic interval of Clostridium sp. 'deep sea':
- a CDS encoding YjjI family glycine radical enzyme, whose protein sequence is MYIYESGVIMQSSLNDIIDIVISKTMTPQQKLIALGNTAERLISPVELLGYTEEELAYINNQMICDLNEGYAIYRPRYIVPDYTVFAEKGCQFLELEPPKDLDELLDGLLILYSHVPSITSYPVFIGHLDRLIEPFLTNEKTDYLKIKRFLNHIDKTIIDSFCHADIGPYDSKAGRLILKAVVELENPTPNMTIRYDKNKTSKDFAQLAAAACLQVSKPSFSNDVYYNKDIGSHAICSCYNALPLAGGAYTLSRLRLGTIAKSATSLDMLISELLPKVAKLMLSIIDKRTSFIVEKSNFFESSFLASEGFINKDNFTAMFAIVGLADAVNTMLALEGLSETFGTSTRGDEIGHLIMNTIKEIVEKHEGKYVSRTNNRYLLHAQVGASIHEEDKDNTPAHRIKVGQEPSLVEHLKQSAPFHQYFPAGTGDLFAFDQTWLSHPEAIVDIIDGAFVSGYRYITTYLKNSDLIRVTGYLVKKSEVEKLRNNQAVLRDTTVFGMGTEDNSKVFDRKLRE, encoded by the coding sequence ATGTATATATATGAAAGTGGTGTTATTATGCAGTCCAGTCTTAATGATATTATTGATATTGTAATTAGTAAAACTATGACTCCACAGCAAAAACTAATTGCTTTAGGCAATACCGCAGAAAGGCTTATTTCACCTGTTGAGCTTCTTGGCTACACAGAAGAAGAGCTGGCATACATTAATAATCAAATGATATGTGATTTAAATGAGGGTTATGCTATTTATCGACCACGTTATATTGTGCCAGATTATACTGTCTTTGCAGAAAAAGGCTGTCAGTTTTTAGAACTAGAGCCACCCAAAGATTTAGATGAACTATTAGATGGCTTGCTTATTCTTTATAGTCATGTTCCATCAATAACATCCTACCCAGTATTTATAGGTCACTTAGATAGACTAATAGAGCCTTTTTTAACTAATGAAAAAACAGATTATCTTAAAATTAAACGTTTTCTTAACCATATAGATAAAACAATTATCGACTCTTTTTGTCACGCCGATATAGGTCCTTATGACAGTAAGGCTGGCAGATTAATATTAAAAGCAGTTGTGGAGCTAGAAAATCCAACACCTAATATGACAATTCGTTACGATAAAAACAAAACATCAAAAGATTTTGCACAGCTTGCGGCGGCTGCTTGTTTACAAGTATCTAAACCATCATTTTCAAATGACGTTTATTACAATAAAGATATTGGCAGCCATGCTATTTGTAGTTGTTACAATGCTTTGCCTTTAGCAGGTGGAGCTTATACTTTGTCACGTTTACGGCTAGGTACTATAGCTAAGTCTGCTACTAGCTTAGACATGTTAATTAGTGAACTACTACCAAAGGTAGCTAAACTTATGTTATCAATTATAGATAAACGAACTAGTTTTATTGTTGAAAAATCTAATTTCTTTGAGTCAAGCTTTTTGGCAAGTGAGGGTTTTATAAACAAAGATAATTTCACAGCAATGTTTGCTATTGTTGGTTTAGCAGATGCTGTTAATACTATGCTTGCTTTAGAGGGATTAAGTGAAACATTTGGAACTTCTACAAGGGGTGATGAAATAGGTCATTTAATCATGAATACTATTAAAGAAATAGTTGAAAAACATGAAGGAAAATATGTTAGCAGAACTAATAACAGATATTTGCTTCATGCTCAAGTAGGTGCCTCAATTCATGAAGAGGACAAAGACAATACTCCTGCTCATAGAATTAAAGTAGGTCAAGAGCCATCTTTAGTTGAACACTTAAAACAATCAGCCCCATTTCATCAATATTTTCCAGCTGGCACAGGTGATTTATTTGCCTTTGATCAAACTTGGTTAAGTCACCCAGAGGCTATAGTAGATATAATTGATGGTGCTTTTGTTAGTGGTTATCGCTATATAACAACCTATTTAAAAAATTCCGATTTAATTCGGGTTACTGGCTATTTAGTTAAAAAAAGTGAAGTAGAAAAACTAAGAAATAATCAGGCAGTTTTAAGAGACACAACTGTGTTTGGTATGGGTACCGAAGATAATAGTAAAGTCTTTGACCGTAAACTAAGAGAGTAG
- a CDS encoding 4Fe-4S cluster-binding domain-containing protein, which translates to MRLPVRRIIPFSNVEGVGNRTSIFVQGCNANCLYCHNSETIVMKCDEAKLYTVAELLKIIKTNMPFIRGITVSGGESTLYYEFLVELFKRVHELNLTCYVDTNGFYDTIKLQELIQHTDKFLFDIKARGESLAPLCFSNLLPKSSALAKNYYERFIINEQHFNNLEILLKQDKVEEVRLVYIKGYYDVKNTVNRITQLIKPYTNVIFKLIRVHVRGLPKARAVKLKGVIPSKAEVDELELYIKSLGVQNIVKIY; encoded by the coding sequence ATGAGGTTACCGGTACGTCGAATAATTCCATTCTCTAATGTTGAGGGAGTAGGTAATAGAACAAGTATTTTTGTTCAGGGCTGTAACGCTAATTGTTTATATTGTCATAATAGCGAAACCATTGTTATGAAGTGTGATGAAGCTAAGCTATACACCGTAGCTGAGTTGTTAAAGATCATTAAAACCAATATGCCTTTCATACGAGGAATAACGGTTTCGGGCGGAGAATCTACGCTTTATTATGAATTTTTAGTAGAGTTATTTAAACGAGTACACGAGTTAAATTTAACCTGTTACGTTGACACTAATGGCTTTTATGACACCATTAAATTACAAGAGCTAATACAGCATACCGATAAATTTCTGTTTGATATTAAAGCTAGGGGTGAATCCCTAGCGCCTTTATGTTTTTCTAACTTATTACCTAAGTCTTCTGCTTTAGCTAAAAATTATTATGAGAGATTTATAATTAATGAGCAACATTTTAATAATCTTGAAATACTATTAAAACAAGACAAGGTTGAAGAAGTGCGTTTGGTGTATATTAAGGGTTACTACGATGTTAAAAATACTGTAAATAGAATAACTCAATTAATCAAGCCTTATACAAATGTAATTTTTAAGCTTATTAGGGTTCATGTTAGGGGGTTGCCTAAAGCAAGAGCAGTAAAGCTTAAAGGTGTTATTCCAAGCAAAGCAGAAGTAGATGAGTTAGAGTTGTATATTAAGTCATTAGGGGTGCAGAATATAGTAAAGATTTATTAA
- a CDS encoding cyclic nucleotide-binding domain-containing protein, with protein sequence MKISKNTDIIKKYIKDLNLTHIFDDNLLSMLSLHSFAASEVLFNSEDNVENLYVLLDGQAGIVPLSEKGKLSLLDIIILGDVIGDIEYFNDDNYYYQVRALSPCTLLAIPVNSIDLYFQHNSQFYKYICRNLAQKMKRTSFKYARTLLYPLKNRLAKFLYELSKIHGNKIPDVQSNQTADYLGISLRHLRRVLAELEQEGILIRENAAVTVIDINKLQQKASYK encoded by the coding sequence ATGAAAATATCTAAGAATACTGATATTATTAAAAAATATATAAAGGACCTTAACCTAACTCACATTTTTGATGATAATTTGCTTAGTATGTTGTCTTTACATAGTTTTGCAGCTAGTGAAGTTCTATTTAATAGTGAAGATAATGTCGAAAATCTTTATGTGTTGCTTGATGGTCAGGCCGGAATTGTTCCATTATCCGAAAAAGGCAAACTTAGTCTTTTAGATATTATAATTTTAGGGGATGTTATTGGTGATATAGAGTATTTTAATGACGACAATTATTATTATCAGGTAAGAGCCCTAAGCCCCTGTACACTTTTAGCTATTCCAGTAAACTCTATTGATTTATATTTTCAACACAATAGTCAATTTTACAAGTATATTTGCCGAAACCTAGCTCAAAAAATGAAACGAACTTCTTTTAAATATGCCAGAACTTTACTATATCCTCTTAAAAACCGCTTAGCAAAATTCTTGTATGAACTCTCTAAAATTCATGGCAATAAGATTCCTGATGTACAAAGCAATCAAACTGCGGATTATCTTGGAATTAGTTTAAGACACTTAAGAAGAGTGTTAGCAGAATTAGAGCAAGAAGGCATATTAATAAGAGAAAATGCAGCAGTAACTGTAATAGATATAAACAAACTTCAGCAAAAGGCTAGTTATAAATAA
- a CDS encoding transposase → MTKLNRKQLRINNYDYSKPNYYFVTICTFNMNNLFGRIINNKMNLNSSGVIVKDALLTTISYNKTFKLDKYIIMPNHVHAIIIKNNILITKNLLPKSTTSISDFICEFKSRTVHKYIRAVKNKECPPFNKRIWQRSFYDHIIRNQQDYQRICKYINTNPQKWQQDKYFNAKI, encoded by the coding sequence ATGACAAAACTTAATAGAAAACAATTAAGGATTAATAACTATGATTACTCTAAACCTAACTATTATTTTGTAACTATCTGTACGTTCAATATGAATAACCTCTTTGGAAGAATAATTAATAACAAAATGAATTTAAATAGTAGTGGTGTAATAGTAAAAGACGCTCTTTTAACAACAATATCTTATAATAAAACTTTTAAGCTTGATAAATATATTATTATGCCTAATCATGTACATGCTATTATTATTAAAAATAATATTTTAATAACAAAAAATTTATTACCCAAGTCCACCACATCAATAAGTGATTTTATTTGTGAATTTAAGTCAAGAACTGTACATAAGTATATTCGTGCTGTAAAGAATAAAGAATGTCCACCATTTAATAAAAGAATATGGCAACGTAGTTTTTATGACCATATTATAAGAAATCAACAGGATTACCAAAGAATTTGCAAATACATAAACACAAATCCTCAAAAGTGGCAGCAGGATAAATACTTCAATGCAAAAATATAA
- a CDS encoding 4'-phosphopantetheinyl transferase superfamily protein has translation MKTLILTKIKPIDYKDLKDVSRFISEERLARAELFTDNNRKNEFITVEIAASYFVSEVFNISLPKFNGKAGEKPYLCNYPNISVSRSYADNYVVFALENNFDIGVDCEKIKSFDKNTLKYFFTEQECRYINDSKCPNLAYAIIWTRKESYLKCTGQGLAFALSKLDVTPQNNWVNSNSRYPIYKNNDQVKSKFINSYIYNDLVISLCSTSDNNSPTLTLQVKNMNLGV, from the coding sequence TTGAAAACATTAATACTTACAAAAATAAAACCCATAGATTATAAGGATCTAAAAGATGTTAGCAGGTTTATTTCCGAAGAGAGGCTTGCTCGTGCAGAGCTATTTACAGACAATAACAGAAAAAATGAATTTATTACAGTTGAGATAGCTGCTTCATATTTTGTATCAGAGGTTTTTAATATATCTTTACCTAAATTTAATGGCAAAGCGGGTGAAAAACCCTATTTATGTAATTATCCTAATATATCAGTTAGTCGTTCATATGCTGATAATTATGTAGTATTTGCCTTAGAAAATAATTTTGATATTGGTGTAGATTGCGAAAAAATAAAAAGCTTTGATAAAAACACCCTTAAGTATTTTTTTACAGAACAAGAGTGTAGATATATTAATGACTCAAAGTGTCCTAATCTTGCTTATGCAATTATTTGGACTCGCAAAGAAAGTTATCTAAAGTGTACTGGTCAAGGTCTTGCTTTTGCTCTCAGTAAGCTTGATGTTACACCACAAAATAATTGGGTAAATAGTAATAGTAGGTATCCAATTTATAAGAACAACGATCAAGTTAAGAGTAAATTTATTAATAGCTATATATATAATGATCTTGTAATATCTCTCTGTAGTACTAGTGATAACAATAGCCCTACATTAACATTACAAGTTAAAAACATGAATTTAGGAGTATAG
- a CDS encoding amino acid adenylation domain-containing protein: protein MTKTIIDFFENTALKYRSKIAVGDKNASFTYEQLMEKAQKVGAVIAEKGFIKRPIAILMNRTCKLPATMLGVLYSGNFYVVLDSNSTFNRQQKIVDILRPSAVIYESQFNNIVNQLNGEFVKLELEKIEPTANGYKKLNKAKNQILSTDPAFSIFTSGSTGFPKGVLITHQNVISYIDWFTTSMKISSNTVFGSQTPLHFSMSVSDLFATLAKGGTYHMIPKEYFVFPAKLIEFMNERNVNTIYWVPTALAIVAKFNLFKYTKPTSLNKVLFAGEVMPIKYLNYWRSYLPNVMYANLFGPTETTDICTYYVVNREFEDTESLPIGSPCENCCVYLINEQGEQVADGDIGELYVSGAFVAKGYYNNYKKTKESFVQNPLQSAYPELVYKTGDLARKNEYGELEYLGRKDFQIKRNGYRIELGEIQAAFAKVKGIELSVCLYDEKQQQIVLVYEGATHLKEQLKKVANQKLPAYMRPDKYIATDCFPKNANGKISKKLLKNII, encoded by the coding sequence ATGACAAAAACTATTATTGATTTTTTCGAAAATACAGCATTAAAGTATCGTTCTAAAATAGCAGTAGGCGATAAAAACGCCAGTTTTACTTATGAGCAACTTATGGAAAAAGCCCAAAAAGTAGGTGCAGTTATTGCAGAAAAAGGCTTTATTAAAAGACCTATTGCGATATTGATGAATAGAACATGCAAATTGCCTGCAACAATGTTAGGTGTTTTATATAGTGGTAACTTTTATGTAGTTTTAGATAGTAACTCAACCTTTAATAGGCAACAGAAAATAGTAGACATTCTTAGGCCATCTGCTGTAATATATGAAAGTCAGTTTAATAATATAGTAAATCAGTTAAATGGTGAATTTGTGAAATTAGAGTTAGAAAAAATAGAACCTACAGCTAATGGTTACAAAAAACTCAATAAAGCAAAAAATCAAATACTTTCAACAGACCCTGCTTTTTCGATATTTACATCTGGTTCTACTGGGTTCCCTAAGGGTGTATTAATAACTCATCAAAATGTTATATCATACATTGATTGGTTTACAACAAGTATGAAAATATCTAGTAATACAGTGTTTGGATCTCAAACTCCACTGCACTTTAGTATGTCGGTATCTGATTTATTCGCTACCTTAGCTAAAGGTGGCACATATCATATGATACCCAAAGAGTACTTTGTGTTTCCTGCAAAACTAATTGAATTTATGAACGAGCGTAATGTAAATACAATATATTGGGTGCCAACAGCGCTTGCTATTGTTGCCAAGTTTAATTTATTTAAATATACCAAGCCAACATCTTTAAATAAGGTATTATTTGCAGGTGAAGTTATGCCTATTAAATACCTAAATTATTGGAGAAGCTATTTACCTAATGTTATGTATGCAAATTTATTTGGTCCAACCGAAACCACTGATATTTGCACCTATTATGTGGTTAATCGTGAGTTTGAGGATACCGAAAGTTTGCCAATAGGTAGTCCTTGTGAAAACTGTTGTGTTTATTTAATAAATGAACAGGGTGAACAGGTAGCTGATGGTGACATAGGAGAGCTCTATGTTTCAGGAGCATTTGTTGCAAAGGGTTATTACAATAACTATAAAAAAACTAAAGAGAGTTTTGTTCAAAATCCCTTACAATCGGCATACCCTGAGTTGGTTTATAAAACAGGTGATTTGGCAAGAAAAAATGAATACGGAGAGCTTGAATATTTGGGAAGAAAAGATTTTCAAATAAAGCGTAATGGTTATCGCATAGAGTTAGGCGAAATTCAGGCTGCATTTGCTAAAGTTAAAGGTATAGAGTTATCAGTTTGTTTATATGATGAAAAGCAACAACAGATAGTATTGGTTTATGAAGGGGCTACACATTTAAAAGAACAGTTAAAAAAAGTAGCTAATCAAAAACTTCCAGCATATATGCGCCCAGATAAATATATAGCTACTGATTGTTTCCCTAAAAACGCTAATGGAAAAATAAGTAAAAAACTATTGAAAAATATTATATAA
- a CDS encoding acyl carrier protein produces the protein MNKIIEILSEIIPGENFETANNLVDGKILTSANIIRLVASLNEQFDIEITPLYLVPENFNSVESIFNLVTLLDEE, from the coding sequence ATGAACAAAATAATTGAGATATTGTCAGAGATAATACCAGGAGAAAATTTTGAAACCGCTAACAACCTTGTAGACGGAAAAATTTTAACATCTGCCAATATAATTCGTCTTGTTGCTAGTTTAAATGAGCAGTTTGATATTGAAATAACACCGCTATATTTGGTACCTGAAAATTTCAATTCAGTAGAGAGTATTTTTAATTTAGTGACTTTGCTTGACGAGGAATAG
- a CDS encoding MBOAT family protein, giving the protein MNTLIYAVCPRKQRYIVLLMSSLIFYSVFSGYGVLLLLCTIITTHYTALVMDKIGLAYITTGLAKPERKKLKAQIKHKKRLVLCLCIVINVGILLITKYFNFFSRSFSKLIATFGLNLPVHVIKIILPLGISYYTLQALSYVIDVFRGKYPAEKNILKTALFIGFFPQLHEGPFGRYDKLMPVMSAGKQINSENLYEGIARFLWGFFKIFMVANRVSLISDMVFNDYSSYGGFAIIIGIVAFTIQLYAEFSGYIDIAVGIAKVLGIELAKNFDMPFISQNVAEFWRRWHISLGLWFRDYVFYPVSTSKVMSKLRKKVGSKLANFVSINLAMLTVWFLTGMWHGASVKYIVYGLYYFALIMLYNLLSPYIEKLLKKYEISAHNKILITVRIIKTLILVGIGMLIFRAKNLRVFRIMLMSVFTKGTMQFNILAKIDLKDLIILCISFGLMLLPVFLKTKNIEIDTKYNSLSSIKKYWICFTAFSIIVIFGAYGFGYLPPDPIYGGF; this is encoded by the coding sequence ATGAATACCCTTATATACGCTGTTTGCCCTCGCAAACAGCGTTATATTGTGTTATTAATGTCTAGTTTAATTTTTTATAGTGTTTTTAGTGGATATGGTGTTTTGCTGTTGTTATGCACTATTATTACTACACATTACACAGCTCTAGTTATGGATAAAATAGGGTTAGCATACATTACTACTGGGTTAGCTAAGCCCGAGCGAAAAAAACTAAAAGCCCAAATTAAGCATAAAAAACGCCTTGTATTATGTTTGTGTATTGTTATTAATGTGGGCATTTTGTTAATAACAAAGTATTTTAATTTTTTTTCAAGGTCTTTTAGTAAACTTATTGCTACTTTTGGTCTTAATTTGCCTGTTCATGTAATAAAAATTATTTTACCTTTAGGTATTTCTTACTATACGTTACAAGCATTGAGTTATGTAATAGATGTATTTAGAGGTAAATATCCGGCAGAGAAAAATATTTTAAAGACTGCTTTATTTATTGGATTTTTTCCGCAACTGCATGAGGGACCATTTGGGCGATATGATAAGCTTATGCCTGTTATGTCAGCAGGTAAACAAATAAATTCTGAGAATTTGTATGAGGGAATTGCTCGTTTTTTGTGGGGCTTTTTTAAGATATTTATGGTCGCTAATCGGGTATCATTAATATCTGATATGGTCTTTAATGATTACAGTTCATATGGTGGTTTTGCCATTATTATAGGCATAGTTGCCTTTACAATACAGCTTTATGCAGAGTTCTCTGGCTATATAGACATAGCTGTAGGTATTGCTAAGGTATTAGGTATAGAGTTAGCTAAGAATTTTGATATGCCCTTTATATCACAAAATGTAGCTGAATTTTGGCGTAGATGGCATATTTCATTAGGATTATGGTTCCGTGATTATGTTTTTTATCCTGTTTCTACGTCAAAAGTAATGTCTAAATTAAGAAAAAAAGTAGGCTCTAAACTTGCAAATTTTGTATCTATAAATTTAGCAATGTTAACAGTATGGTTTTTAACAGGTATGTGGCATGGAGCAAGTGTAAAATACATTGTTTATGGTCTGTATTATTTTGCACTAATAATGCTTTATAATTTGCTTTCACCCTATATAGAAAAATTATTGAAAAAGTATGAGATTAGTGCACATAACAAAATTCTTATAACAGTGAGAATAATAAAAACACTTATACTTGTTGGAATAGGTATGTTAATTTTTCGAGCCAAAAATCTAAGAGTTTTTAGAATTATGTTAATGTCTGTTTTTACAAAAGGTACAATGCAATTTAATATACTAGCTAAAATTGATTTAAAAGACTTAATTATACTTTGTATTTCTTTTGGATTAATGTTATTACCAGTATTTCTTAAGACTAAAAATATTGAAATAGATACTAAATATAATTCACTTTCATCTATTAAAAAGTATTGGATTTGCTTTACTGCATTTAGCATAATTGTTATTTTTGGAGCTTATGGATTTGGATATCTTCCGCCAGACCCAATATATGGAGGGTTTTAA
- a CDS encoding response regulator transcription factor, giving the protein MRLLIIEDEVELANSLKTRLNTIGYAVDIAYDGLVGEEKALVNNYDIVVLDLNLPNKNGIEVCKALRTEGVESAIIMLTARDTVKDKTLGLDNGADDYLIKPFAFEELRARIQALVRRSYQRSNPIIKLDELVINPLSRMVTFNNIKLSLTTREFDILEYIAVKYPTVVSTEDILEHVWDENIDSFSNVVRVHLANLRRKLKNNVGDIKIETIKGKGYRLCLNSKQE; this is encoded by the coding sequence ATGAGACTACTAATTATTGAAGATGAAGTTGAATTAGCTAATAGCTTAAAAACTCGTTTAAATACCATTGGTTATGCTGTAGATATTGCTTACGATGGTTTAGTCGGTGAAGAAAAAGCTTTAGTAAATAATTATGATATTGTTGTTTTAGATTTAAATCTTCCTAACAAAAATGGAATTGAAGTATGTAAAGCACTTAGAACAGAAGGTGTTGAGTCAGCTATTATAATGCTTACTGCTAGAGATACAGTTAAGGATAAAACACTAGGATTAGATAATGGAGCAGATGACTATTTAATAAAGCCATTTGCCTTTGAGGAATTACGAGCCAGAATACAGGCTTTAGTACGCCGTAGTTATCAAAGAAGCAACCCCATAATAAAGCTTGATGAATTAGTAATAAATCCATTATCAAGAATGGTTACTTTTAATAATATAAAACTTAGCTTAACTACTAGAGAGTTTGATATTTTAGAGTATATAGCAGTTAAGTATCCCACAGTAGTTTCCACAGAAGATATCTTGGAACATGTTTGGGATGAAAACATTGATTCTTTTTCTAATGTTGTTAGAGTACATTTAGCTAACTTAAGAAGAAAGTTAAAAAATAATGTAGGAGATATAAAAATAGAAACAATAAAAGGTAAGGGGTATCGATTATGTTTAAATTCAAAACAAGAATAG
- a CDS encoding HAMP domain-containing sensor histidine kinase encodes MFKFKTRIALLNSIFIMLIVVLVFIILYYSIGHNLAKMSIVEEIYPTGVYITIHELTEKSIIADNRGLNPKQLDKVNIDTIQLDKLIIKEISKKLMTVLITIFIVVMIISFILSRYLSSLTMKPLESITKAINELSSDNLELNINLNKINADDEIIKLTKSYNNVVKTLNKTFFDLEQFNSYASHELRNSLAIFKSKIEVGASSEELNKYIDKLKVTINDMLILSARQINNNTEQVDIALIAAQAVDDYLTTGRTIKLEIPEDGVTPIAGNESWFYRCVANLLDNAIKYSNEDTPINVCVKEKDNAVILSVEDFGMGISKKDQENIWQPYYSINSGKSIHGLGLSLINNVVDLCGGMVWVNSSQNKGSTFYLSLPISLS; translated from the coding sequence ATGTTTAAATTCAAAACAAGAATAGCTTTACTAAATAGTATATTTATCATGTTAATTGTTGTATTAGTTTTTATTATCTTATACTATTCTATAGGACATAACTTAGCAAAAATGTCCATTGTGGAAGAAATTTATCCTACCGGGGTATATATAACAATACATGAGTTAACTGAAAAATCTATAATAGCTGATAATCGAGGTTTGAATCCTAAACAATTAGACAAAGTAAATATCGATACAATTCAGTTAGATAAGTTAATTATAAAGGAGATTTCAAAGAAATTAATGACTGTGTTAATAACAATATTTATAGTTGTTATGATAATCTCATTTATACTGAGTCGGTATTTGTCTTCACTTACAATGAAGCCACTAGAGTCAATAACTAAAGCTATTAATGAACTGTCATCAGACAATTTAGAACTGAACATTAATTTAAATAAAATTAACGCAGATGATGAAATTATAAAGCTAACGAAGTCTTATAACAATGTTGTTAAGACCTTAAACAAGACCTTTTTTGATTTAGAACAGTTTAACTCTTATGCCTCACATGAACTTCGTAATTCATTGGCTATTTTTAAATCAAAAATAGAGGTAGGGGCAAGTAGTGAGGAACTTAATAAATATATTGATAAGTTAAAAGTGACTATTAATGACATGCTGATACTTTCTGCCAGACAAATAAATAATAATACTGAACAAGTAGATATCGCCTTAATAGCAGCACAAGCTGTAGATGATTACTTAACAACTGGTAGAACTATTAAGCTTGAGATACCCGAAGATGGAGTTACCCCTATAGCTGGTAATGAGAGTTGGTTTTATAGATGTGTAGCTAATTTACTGGATAATGCCATTAAGTATAGTAATGAAGACACACCTATTAATGTATGTGTAAAAGAAAAAGATAATGCTGTAATACTATCTGTAGAAGACTTTGGTATGGGTATTTCTAAAAAAGATCAAGAAAATATTTGGCAACCTTATTATAGTATTAATTCAGGTAAGAGTATTCATGGCTTAGGATTATCGCTTATAAATAATGTAGTGGATTTATGTGGTGGTATGGTATGGGTCAACAGCTCACAAAACAAAGGAAGTACTTTTTATCTCTCTCTACCTATTTCTTTATCTTAA